The window TGAAGAAATGAGGAGATGACTCAGCTTTGTTGGAGTGGGAACACAATCTTCGTCAGGCTGATTGGGTCATGTCCAAAGTAAAACTGGAactgaaaaatcaaaacacacGAAAAAATAAATGATGGTCCTCTTGTTGTCCCTGTCTACCTTAGAGACACATCTATTTCAGAAGCAAACTGCTGGATAAAGCCGGGAGTCCAAGCAAGGACAATCAGGGAATGGTCCTAAGGTCCCATGGCATTGGCTTCGTGGGTTGTTGGACCTTCACCACCAAAGATGTTAATGTCTCCAGGCCCAAGTCCTTAAGACAGTCTTGCTGAAGGTGGAGAAGGCAGCCTGATTCTTGCTCTCTCTGGCCACCCTTGTTTGATATTGGAACACAGATTAGGTTCTCTTAATTAAGACCCTTTCTACTTACTCTTGCCTCTCAAATCACCCAACGGAGACATGCTATAACCATTTACAGATTACCAGTGGGAATAGATacccagtgtgttagtccgggtagactagagaaacgaatccggagatattcatatgtgtatgagagagctttaCATTAAAGAGTTAaccgtatattaagaaaacatcccagtccaaatcagctccataagtccaatattagcccatatgtccgatactaatctataaattcctcttcagactcatgaaacacatggaatAACACTGAGtgctgggagatcacaggccagtgggtgggaagtcttgtggatccaatggcagtggaagcatctcagtgctgacgtgGATCTCCACATAGATCCTTCAGTTCCaagcctctggctgccatcaatcagcatagctccacgtggcttctcaacaggaatgtctcccagggagtgagtgttgtgtcctgcctccaatgagctatttatttccttaatgcctccaaatgaggtcatcaagctgcaaactgattgacaggctaaactccaccctttcactcttaatagtctcaagttgacaccagattatgtaactaccacatccaatcccttcatccccccaaaaaacacaaaTTACCCCAAGCCCACCTCCatcccagttgattccaactcttggtgactcagagtagaacagcccataggctcccccaggctgtaCCTGTTATGGAAACAGGCTCCACATTTTTTCCCCTGCAAAGTGGCTGTGATTCCaatggctgatgagtttgaatcactaaaaccactgtgccagcagggctccttgaccCCTTCAGTATGCTGATTTCCCTCCATTTCATTCTCCAGGTGACCCTTAGCCTATAGTTTTTTTGGGGGTTACTATGTTGTAGGCCTCCTATGCTCGCCCCCGGGGTCAGCAAAACACGGCTCACGAGCCATGTGAGGCTCTTTCCGTACATACATGTAGCtctgaaaattgaaaataaaaataaaacgctCATAGTTTCATTTAAAGGATCTTATtcggctactggtggtttcatttgtttgtgaaaatatagtATGGTTCTTGAATAACTTTTAAGTTGTTGTGAGGAACACAGACCTCTCTGTACCCCACTCCTGGAACGCCTGTGTCTGGGATATCTCTTAGGAGCTGCAGAACTTAGAATGCCTATATAGCTTCTTCTGCCCTCCGCCCTCTCCATTTAGTAGGTCCCCCAGAAAGCCTTAGGCTGCTTCCAGGTAAATCTCTCCTTCTTCCAGAGCTGTATGTACCCCTGACAGTCTGCACCCAAGGGCCCATAGGTATCACCCCCTCTCAGGAGAGAGAGGTGGGCACTGAGAGAAGGAATGAGTTGGCCCTGGGCCCCCACAGAAAGCCGGAAGCCCTTCCTTCTCCCACGGCCCCCCTGCTCCTGCAGTGATGAGCTAAGAATGCCTTCCTGGGAACTCGGATCCCCAGAGGCGTAGCAAAGCATGACTGGTGAGTCTTAGTTCTCAGAAACCACTGACATCAAGCCAAGATGCCCCCAGctgccgcccccgcccccgcccccgccctctccctgccccagctGCTTATGAGGCCAGAAGCAGGCAGCAGGCTCCACCTGGCAACAAGTCACAATGCCCCAGCTGCCCAGTCCCAGTCCCAGAAGGGCTGGCCCAAAGTGGGAGGAGGTGAGGAGGGAGGTTCGTGGGTAGGTATGGGGGGAAGAGAAGGTTCATGTCCCATTCAAGGCCAGTCCCTCATTTTCAGAATTCATCTTTGAGCGCCTGCTGGGACCCTCTCCCCTCTCAAGCCTGATCCCTGATACTGCCTCCCAGCTCTAGCCCTGCCCCCTTCACATCCCTCCATGACCAGGCTCTACTTCTTCAGGCCCCAAACACTGGCAAGTCTGATCCCAATCCCCACCAGGGGCCTGGAGGCTGGAGAGGGGTCAGGTAGCCCAGAGGACCCAAGTGTGTCCCTCTGGGGCCCTGGCCTGGCCCAGCTCCTGGACAGTGCTGTAGGGCTGGCGGTGCTGGGGCTGACCGCTCGGACGGTCCTTTTCACGATCAAACCagcgctgctgctgcttctgctcctGGTCAGTTTCCTCTCGTTTGACCTGCTTCGCAGGTAAGTGGGCCGGTGGTCTGGCAGGTGAGCAGACACGTGTGGGCCAGTGGTCAACCTCTCCCTTTTCTCTGCGCAGGCCCCCAGCTCCCACCCTGCCACAGCACAGGCTCCTCGCAGGGGGCCAGAGTCGGGGGGCTGGCGAAGGTCCAGGACACCAGGAGTCCCTGCTTCTGCCCCTGGTCACAAGACCAGTCAGCCTCCAAGATGCGCTGCTCCTGCTGGTGTCCAGCCTGGGGCTGCTGTTGTGGGCTCACGGTGTGCCCCTGCTCTTCCTAGGCCTGGCTTTCTGCCTCCACCCTTGGGTCTGAGGCCCCTCCCCGAACACTGGCTCTCTTCCTGAAATATACTGGCCATTCTGTTTCCTGAAGCCTCCGTCCTTttgtggggtgggcagggggtgTGTGTCTGAACCTCCAAGAACCCCTGATCCTACATCGTGACCAGTGGGTCACCTGGGTCTGCTCTGGAGGCCCAGCCAGGGAAGGGAAAATTGAGGAGAGACAGGGAGCCCGGGTGGGGAGGCGACCGTGATATCACAttgtgggtgggggtggccatCCTGGCCTCCTCTGTGGTTCCAGAGAGAGAGGGCCTGGAAAGGAAAGActtgtgaggagagggctggggcTGGCAGCCAGGCAGCAGGGAGGGGCTTCCCCCAGGAagcatccacacctgcacccaCGAGCTCCACGGGCTCTCCTGCCAGCCTGGAGGGGTTGCAGTGGCTGCTTTCTTGGCCAGGCCCCACCCCAGTCCGGGTCACAATAGGGCTcctctggggagggtgggggtggacaaGAGTGGGGAGCTCGGATCTGGCTGCCAGGATGTTCTGGGTGCTGTAGGAAGCAAGATGACCTAGTGGTTCTGCTCAGAGGTAAGTCCCAGCTACCAGCTGGCAGCCCCACCCCAACCACACTGGTGCCTTCCTGAGCCCTGCACCCCCACCTGCCTCTGCCGGGCCAGTTCCTGCAACTGCCCCATGCCACGcccccctgccctctccccagGTGCGCCCACTGCGATGCAGCAGCCTCGAATGGACACAGATGCCATCGGTGCTGGCGAGGGGCTGCAGCCTGTGGCGCCCTGGTCAACCTGGGTCTCCAGGCAGGGCTGGGTGCGCTGGTGGGTGTGCCATGTGCCCCGCAGCTGGGCCCGGTGGTGGGCCACATCGAGCTGGCGGCAACCTCTGCAGCGCATGCTGTGGGGCTTTGAGGGAGTGCTCTACCTGCTGCTGGCGCTGATGCTGTGCCACGCGCTCTTCACCACGGGCTCCTACCTGCTGGGCTCCCTGTGGCCCGTGGCTGCTGCCGCCTGGCGCCACCTGCTGCCAGCCCTCCTGCTACTGGTGCTCAGCGCCCTACCTGCCATGCTCTTCACCACCTCCTTCCTGTTGCTCTTCTCCACGCTGCTGAGCCTCGTGGGCCTCCTCGCCTCCATGTCCCACCCCGACCAAGCTCAGGACTTGGACCAATAGAaggcaaccccacccccactgcctgtGTCTGTTGAGCCCAGGCCTAGGACCAGAGgcctggggagagtggggggggcAGTGGGGCTAGGACTTTGCATCTTgagcaggcccctgcaccccaggcTGTtagcacaggctggggctcctgcAAGCGTTTCTGGATCCCACAGCACAGACCGGCCCGATGCCTGGGCACCTCCCACAAGTTGACGCTGCAGGTACCTGGTGTggcgggtggtggtggagggtttTGGACAGGAGAGCCTagggggtagggggagaaggCTTAATTAGGACGGAGCTTGGCCAAGCCGCTGAGGGCACCCACGAGCATGTGGTGATGCTGCTGGCAACTGGCAGCATTTTCTTCTGGCAATTTGCTCAGCTGTCACAACCCAGAGCTCCCTGGACTTTCCGCTTCTCTCTACTAGCCCCTCTCCCCTCTGTCAGGGGTCCCACAGATTAGGAGGCAGATTTCATTGACAAAAGACTGTGAGGACTCAGTTGAAGCCCCCACAACACCTCCACTCACCTTCTAGACCTTTTCAAGCAGGCATCCCCAGTTTCCCAGGCATTCTGTCTCAGCCTGCAGCCATGGGTTTTGGAGATGGGCTAACCGGGGTTGGCCTGTGAGGTCCCCAGAGAGTGGTGACCCCAGATCTGTTGCTGACCAATGAGTAAGTGCCCCCTCTCCAGGGGCCCCCGCCTTGgcagggggttgctgtgagtctgtctGAAGTGCTTGATAAAGACCAGAAAACTGTCAGAGGTTGTTTTGAACACGCAGAACCGATCTGTAGACTCGGAAAGTCTGTTGACCCTGAAAGTTCTCGAAAAAGCCGACAGCTTCCTAGGCCCTCCAGGAAAATAGGACTCTGGACCTCAGATAAGGTGGGGAGGGACGAGGGGTGAAAGGCCGCCGTGTGCTATGAAATCTCAAATTGTGCAGATGTGAAAATCTGCTGGTTGTGAAACTCTTGGGTCTGGGGCTCAGTGCCAGGAGATGCTTATGCAGCTGAGTAGGGAAAGCCAGGTCCTGGTTCCCAAAGCTGAGCAGGCAAGCTGCTGGCAGGTCCCAGGGGGCCATGGGAGTTACATTCCTTGGTACCCTGACACGCTCCTAATCCCTTCATCACAAGCTCGAGTGACTCGCTGTTCACAAGGATGGTACATCTAGGACAACTTTCCTACAGCTAAGATCCACTTGCCTGACCCCTGCCCACTCCTGACCCTTACCCAGACTTTGACTTGGAAATGATCCCCCATCTCTGTCCTCCCCCTAACCCCTCCttttccccagccccagcctggtCCTGATCCTCATTATCTATATAATCCTAAAATCCTTGCTTTTAGACCCACGGTTCCTTCCTGCcacaacccccacccacccccatccctaaGTACTCTGGCCTTAGAGAAGAGTTCCTAGGAGCCTGCTGACCTGACTCATCTTTTTCCAGATGGATTTGCTGCGGAAGCTTGTAAGCCTGCCTACCCTTGGTTCGAAGCAAACGAATGGCACAGCCCTTCCGTCTCATTTCCTTGTAGCTCTTCTTGAAGTGTAGCCAGGTGGTGAGGGTGAGGCAGGACCCGGAGGTGGTACAGTTTTGTGGTCAGCCTGGGCTATGGTGTATTAGCAGAGGCTGGGCTCAGAGCCCAGCCCTGGCACTTTCCAGCCCCATGTGACCTTGGAGGAAATGGCTAAAGTTCTTTGAACTTCAGTTTCTTGTCTCAGGGCTCCTGTAGGCGGGACCCCTGGCACCTGGGTGAAGCATCTGGCTCCTAGGACCACAGATTGCAGGTATGGTGTTACTATCTCATTTTAGAGACTAGAAGTCAGCCTCAGGATAGCCAATTTGTAAGTGGCAAAGCCAGACCACGATAACAGGCCACTAaagagaaagccacaggggctgcAACCTTATTAAAGACCCCCTGGCCTCTCACTACCTGCTCTCAAGAGTCCTGTCAAGGATGACAGGTGTGGCAAGGTCACGAGTCAATCCAGTCTAGATGGCTGGTGGGCTGAAGCTCTGGGTCTGAGGTGGTTAGGGTGGAAACCAGAGTCATTTGGATTAGGGAGAAAGGACCCAGGTCCTTTTTTGGACCCAGGTCAGCCACATTTGGGAGCAAGGAGAaggcctctctctttctccctgaaatatacatgggggcttcaaaaagttaataaAAAAATTGAATAGAAAGATAATGGGAAATTTCCaccaacttcttgaagccccctaggagacttggtggtgtagtgggttacacatcaggcacaaggtcagcaatttgaaaccactgggcggggagagatagagatagatatatatagagagagggctttctacacccatacagagttacagttttggacactcagaggggcagtcctgccctgtcctatagggtcactatgagtcagactggactcaaCGGGGAGTTTTGGGTTTCTGAGTACACCACCCATTCTTCTACCCTGCGGATAAAGGACTAGACGAGGTAGCCACACAAACTAGAGAGCCGATGGGCGATACTTACCCTATAACCCAGCAAACCCGAACCAAACGCTCTAAGAGATCCATGGGTCTTTTGCCTCAAGGTATGATCCCAGGACCAACAGCAACGTAGGGATTGCCTAGGAGCTCCTTGGAAATGCAGAGTCTCAGGCCCTACCCCATACTTGCTGAATCAGGACTTATCTCCTAAACAAGATTTCCAAAGAACCACGATGCTCACTGCGCTTGAGAAGCAGTGCACAGGGGCGTGCATTTGAGATGGGGCACTTCCCTTGTTACTGCTGCTGGTGGGAGATGGAGCACTACTCGGTGGGTGGGTACGCGCCGTGGAGAGGAGGCAGccgtttgaaaggatcaacaagcCACAGGAATCGATCTTACAGGAGGAGACGTGCAATCCCTGTTTGTACACATCGAAAATACATGCCAGCGAAACATGGGATTTACTTTTGTTCGCACAAAAACAAAAGGGAGAACGGAATGGCCAAGGGGAGGAGCAGGCTAGTGGCTGAACTGAGAGACCACGCAGAGGGGAACAGAATGCCGGAAATTCCTTTCCAGGCAAAGTCATTCTGAGTTTAGCCTTAAAAAAGGCAAGTCTGAGGTGAAGTGCGGATCTGCTGGTATGAGAGGTTCTAAGCGGGTTCAATTTGGGCCAAGAAGGAAGGGCTGCCAACCCCCCGCCCCCTTTGGCCTGTGGGGCCTGGGCAGCTGGGTCCTCTGGAGGGCCCACTCCGACCTAGCCAAGCCTGGTGTGATGGGGATGCAGTGAGGCAGTTTTCCAGCAAGCCAGGTGGCCTGGCCAGAAACATAAGCCATAACCGGGCTCAGGCAGAGAATACAGAGATAACAGAGGCTAGGGCTGCTTAACAAGGGGCTCTTCTCAGGCCACACAcatggggggcggagggggcatCCGGAAGAGGAATTGCCCAGGAGGAcagctcctcctcccccaaccccaggaACAACAGTTAATTAGGAGCAGCCACTCAGCGGCAGGGTGACGCTTGGAAGGGGGAAGGGGTGCTTAGCCACCCCAAGGCAGGCGAGGGGCGTGGTCACAGAGAGGGGAACTTCTTGGCAAGGGGGGGGAAGGGGCTTGAGTGCGCAGGCCTGGAAAGGCGGAGGCTGTGCAGGAGCAGAGCACGGtctggggagggggcagtggaccGACCGACTGCAGTCAGCCGCCACCCGCGgaggacagagaaggggtgggccttGGAGCAGTGTGGG is drawn from Tenrec ecaudatus isolate mTenEca1 unplaced genomic scaffold, mTenEca1.hap1 Scaffold_2374, whole genome shotgun sequence and contains these coding sequences:
- the LOC142436365 gene encoding transmembrane protein 239-like, yielding MQQPRMDTDAIGAGEGLQPVAPWSTWVSRQGWVRWWVCHVPRSWARWWATSSWRQPLQRMLWGFEGVLYLLLALMLCHALFTTGSYLLGSLWPVAAAAWRHLLPALLLLVLSALPAMLFTTSFLLLFSTLLSLVGLLASMSHPDQAQDLDQ